A window of Drosophila santomea strain STO CAGO 1482 chromosome X, Prin_Dsan_1.1, whole genome shotgun sequence genomic DNA:
ACGTTTCATCTACCATATAAGTATTGGTTTATTGGTTTTGCCATTCCTTAAGATTTACAACAACCATTCCCATGCAGCAGATATTTTTATAGGAGTTGTGTATAGGTAGTATGATAGAGTGTGTTGTGTATTTGTAGTGAAAGCATAAAGGgttaaactaaaaaaaacttaCCAAATCAAATCCACATAAAGAACTCAAATGAAATCATCATCAAACGTGTGGGTATATTGGCTATTCAAAACCAATAATATACTGTAAACTGCTTTCCATCTAGCGCAGCGATTTCTTGAACATCTTTAGTCCACCGAAATCGGGATTAAATAAACATTCTGGTGTTGTAAACAGGGCTACTTACAAGATGTGCTAAtactttataatatttacCATTACCGATTTCAAAAGTATTTCaaagcataaaataaaattaaagaattaATCATATTTTAGCACTTGTACGTAGCACAAGTGGGTATATTCGtcatataaaaaacaaacagtttACGCTTtaaagtgaaaatatataagagATATTTGGAGAGCGTGATGGAAACACGGAGATTTTGAAAACGAAATGCATATTACATCTGTTCAACTTTAACATTAAATGGACAAGCTTTACTGAAGCCatacaaacaaaatacaagtatataaatataaatttaacttAGGCGTTTAAGTGTAAACATTCAAAGTCCATTGTCAATGCCTAACACAGCGATAAATACAATAAAGTTAATGGATTTTGGTTATACGTGTGTTGTGCTGGCTAAGTATCGGTTCCATTCTCTGGACATACCAAAGCAAAATGTTGTTTGTTGTATATATATCAAAAACAGAAgggcaataaataaatatatataaacaaatcaatGTCGACAAATTTAGCATCATTGAAATTATAAGCGATAGTTGGCCTTAGACTAGATAACGTTTAACGTAATTGAGTTTACATATAGATAAATAGGCATCGGTGTAAATATGCTTGTCATGActgtgtgtgggtggtttTTCGTGTTCGCTTGGCTCTTGTGTTTGTGAGTTTTGGTTGCTTTGTGGCTTGTGGTCATGGGTTTTGCGAACTGTTTTGCATTGCGGTTTGCGGTTCGCGACCTCTGACCTTAAGGCTAGACTAAGGGCAAGGTACAGTACAGTACAGTACAGTAGACGAATCAACTAACTAGATAGGTGCTGCGTACTCTAGATATGCTATAGGGCTATAGTTAGACTATATACGGTTCTAGGACAACGACGAAGACGACGGGGAAGGTGTAGGGtgtcaatcaatcaatcattCCATATTCAACTCGATTCCAATGCCGGCCGTCCGTCCATTCGACCGGAACTGATCAACTGGCTGTGGAATAGCTGTGCACCGAAGAGCCGCGCTCGTCGTCGAACTCGGCAATTACCTTCTTGAGGGCGGCGAGCACCTTGTCGGGCATGTGATCCTGCAGCATCACCGGCGAGATGAGCACCTCATCGAAGTCCGTGGAGTCGGCCCAGATGGCCTGGTAAACGGGCTCCCGATTCTTTAGAACATTTCTGCAAAATACACAAGAGCTTCATTGCAATAGTTTACTTTTGGCGTATTTAAACTAACTATAGAACTACTTTCTAATGTATTACACAAATTCCCACCAACTAAATTTTAGTTGGGGACCAATTTAGTTGTCACAGaaatctttttaaattttatttgtttcaatAACACGAAATCTCTACTTGtctaatatatattaatgtgTTATCGATATTAGATATCTACTTGATTTATTACAGAATGATGGGGATACAAAAATCAACACAACTACATAACTATCAAGTTGCCACAAAGTTATATATTcaatgtatatacattttcatAGAATATATAGTTTATTATTCTTAAGGTCTGAAAAGATTTCCGTGACGCTGGCCATTAAAAGTAGTTGTTACTTAAATTTTTGGGTCCAATATCATGCTGGATCTGCTATATCAAACACAAATTATAAGGATAATAGCCCAGCTCATATACGAGAGCGAGAGAGGGCGACAACGAGAGAAGGATATAGGGTCGAAGGACCTCATTTCACGAACCGAATTCTCATCTGAAAGTATGCTCTTTTTGCGAAACTATTCAGCGATCTATTTCAGATGAGAGTTGAGCTCGTGTAGAGATGGGACCATGCATGCTTCGGTGATTTGATTGTCTCATGCAACAAAGATTAACCAAAATGGGATGTGAGGGAAGTCTTCTAACAGAATAAATAGATCTATAAAATTCTCGGGCTGTCACTAGGTCAACACACAAACCAAACAAGCTAACACACAGAGAAGGTGTGCGAAAGAAAGAGACAGAGGGCGAGCATAAACACGAGCAGAGTGGGATAGACATATGTagacagaaagagagagagagagagacagacaGGAGAGatagatagagatagagatcGAGTTGAGTTACGGCAGCGCTGCTCAAGCTCTTCATCTTTCAATCTTTTGGATGCGTGTGTGCTcgtatctgcatctgtggGCGATGCGCTTTGTagctgtgtgcgtgtgtacatatatgtgtgtcgatgtggatgtgggtgttgtgtgtgtgagtgtgtgcctACCTCCAACCACTGTCGTATTTTTGCCTGAAAAACATTTTGGTAACATTATTTTCTGTTCTCATTGACTGGGTTTTGGGGACGGTGGGGCAAACAGAAATCGACCAAACACGATCAGCAACACAAAACATAATCAAACAagacaaaaccaaaccaaaccaaacgaaacCAATTGAAACGATAACAAGTGAAAGTTGTCGCTCGAGAACTCCGCCGACAGCAGGCTAccatttatacatatgtacatacaacaTCATAAAAGCACATGATCCTAAACTACGACCCATTATATAAGGATACCTAGTTCTTCCAAGATTTTGAAAGTCAAATTTGATCTTAAAGAACTCTCTGCCTTTCTGTTACTTATGGGATTCTGAAGAAAGCGTGTCTGCGTCTGGATATTCACTATGGCCCTACATTCTGAAAGTATGCAAGTAATCGCATTACGGCCAACGAAATGGAGCACTTGTGAACTTAATAATTGAAGCAGCACGTTTCGGCCATAAGTCACGTGGGTATGTCAATTCGTGGATGACAATTAGGGTCTGCCAGCGAACCACAAAGGGCCCAAACTGGATAGAGAGTTCAGTGCCCCTTCCCGATGACGAGATCATCAGCTGTATCTATGCATCTCTACGGATGGGACGAGACGATCGATTAACATACAAGATAGTGTCAAGCGACGGCAACACAAGCCTGATGTCATTGCGAATGAGTCAGTTGCGGATCAACTTGACATTTCACTTGACTCCAGCAGCACTCTCACTGCGGCGATAAGCACTGGCTAATCGCACCTCAATTAGCACAGACCTTGGGCCAGAGGCGGATCTCGTATCGCGaatcaaacaaataaacatcaacaaataaatcagGGTGTGGGTCAGGAGGTCGGGTTGCGAGATCGAGGAGGAAACAAATGCGGATGCGGCCAGCTGTCGCACTTATTTCCAGCTCATCGGACTCAAGCTACTCACTCGTCGGGCTTGGGATGGTGCCGCACAATGTGAATGATGCGACCGGGCGGATATAAGGGCTGGTGCAGGGTTAAAGCTATCGAGCTGTCCGTCGGATGAGCGCTGGTCGAACGTGCAGTGCCGCGCTCCTGAAATAATCAAGATAAGCACCTTTTAGTACACCATACAAGTGGAATGAGTTATGAGCTAATTACCTCCTGGTACTGATTAATGTGCGTGTCCTGGCAGGACATGTTGACCACGGAAGTGGGCTCGGGTCCACAGCCACAGCAGATGACCGAACAGGAAATGGTCTTCCACTAAAacgatataaaatatagaaagAACTCATTGAGTTCCATATTCGTGAATATGGTATAAATGGAAATCACCTTGGGATCCACGCTGCGCTGAATGGCATTGATAAGGTCCGCTCGCAGGGCCTCCATTTGATTGAGTCCGATGCGCGGCACTACGTCCTTGCCCAGGACCACCGAGGTGATGAACGACTTTGAGTACTCCACGGCGGGCATACTGAAAGCGAAGCATAAGTTAGAATTTTAACGGGAACGAGCGTTGCCAGAGCATAACCCTAACCCACCTGAGCAGACCTCCTGGCGGCGAGTAACTAAAGCACTGGAGCGTGGGATGCTCGGGCTTTAGGAGAATGGCGAGTATGGCCGCTGTGCCTGCGCCCAGCGAATGGCCCACCAGCACCAGGTCAAAGGTGTGCGTCTGGCGGTCCGGATTCCGTTGCAGTGCCCGCTCGATGAGGTTTTCCTCTTGCAGCTTGTTGCGTATGTAGATCGCCGCTTGCACCATCCCCTTGTGGCCCAGCCAATCGTCACGCGGCGGCTGCAGCGGCAACACTTCACCCTCGGCATTCAGATCCGTAAGGATGTCCTTCATGCTAAGTGTACCACGTATGCTGATCACAACCGATCGATGCGTGTAGTCGATGGCCACAAAGAATGGCGTCTCGCCCACGTCCACGTGATAGGTGGCATAAACGATATCGATGTCGCCCAGCTGTAGCGTCTTCTTAAGCGCCGCATAGTTGCACAGGCAGCAGTTGTCCTGGATCACCTCCGTATCATCACTTGTgccgcaacagcagccaaagcATCTGAACATATTagattcaattaaatttgtttacgAAATGTATTATCATGTGTCGATGGCTATACTCACTTCAGTTCCGGCACCAAGTGCCACATCTTGCTGCGATTGATGATGACGTACATGGGCCAGCCGTAAGCGCCCTGGGCAAAGTACATGTAGTGGATGACCGTTTGAAAGAAGTCATAGTTTTTGGCATCGTTGAGTGCTAGGAACTGGGTCCGCTCCGTGATCGGTACGCCGCTGAGGAACTCGTAGGTGCCATTCTTGCGCTGCCGCACAATGGCCTCGCGTTCAAGACGCTGAAACTTGCGTAGCAGTACTAATCCCGCCACCACATCCGATGGCACCACGTCCAGCTCCCGAAAGAAGTCGCTCAGCAGGCGGGCAATATCCGTGAACGAGTTCCGGTTGCGCTCCGAGGAGCCCATGCAGCAGAACAGCAGGCGGCAGCGATGATCCCAACTGTCCTGGTAGGCACGCATCACTTTCCTGTGCGTTTGCATAACAATTAAATGATTAAATGATATATGAGTTATCTAATCGCAAATGAGCTCACCTTTGTCGCCAGTTGCGGTTCATACTGTTGCTCCGCTTATAGTTAAAACGAGACTCCGTCTCGCGCATGGATCGCTGGTACTTCTTCATCTTTACCCAGGATCTGCCGGCAGCATCGAAGGTGCACCATATCGTAATGAGGGTGATCACCACCAGGGCCCAATTGCAGATGATAATTGCTGTGATAAAAAAATTTTCGACAAATATTAGTTAAATGTTATGTATATAAAGAATATAACAACATAGCAAAGTATATAAATCTTTTGAACAGCGCAACCAATTGTTTAAAGAGTCGTGTGTAGCGATATAGCTCACCTATGTAGACCTTTTTGGGATCATCGATGGGTGCAGTGGTGTAGTAATGCCCCAGCCAAACGGAGCCCACCGCCAGCCAGGCAATATCGAACAGGATTACCACTGCAATgaataaaataatgaatatatAGAATTGTTTAAGGTGTGCAGCCTTTAGTGCTAACTTACGGCTCTTGAGATATATCCAGATGTTGATTGAGGTGCGCGCCTCGGCATCCAGAATGCTGCCACGCATCGAGATCACACATATACCTATTTCTACACATATTGAAACTGCAAAACAGGATGATTATCAATACAGAATCCACTCAAATTCAATAGGTATACTTACAAAATAGTATCAACAAGTAGCCTATTAGATGATAGAACAATAATTTTACGCTTAAAATTCGTGTATTATACTCAAAGATAACCAACGAGACGCTAACAATCACAAAACTGTCACACAAATCGGGTTgaagaaagagaaaaacacgaaaaataattatgaacAATAATCGGTGACGAGGTTAAATGTACGTCGCTACTTACCATATAAAATGAATCGTCAGGAGAAATGCGCCCGGCACCACGAGATCATCGGAGCCCACAGACCAGCGACGTCTGAAGACCACAAGTCCAGGCATctaaaatcaagaaaattagtttaaactaATGTACATAATATGCATAAacataatcataaaaaatcaGTCGTTATTTAGGTTCGCAACAATAAAAAGGCAACCCACAGTAATGTGGTATTTAAAAAGTgcaacactgcgtatgagtgataaTCTTAAGGTTGCTTATAAAGtacatcactcatacgcagtgtgtgcGTTATGCCTTTACAGATCCTGGCAACTAAAAAAACAATCATGATTATTTTATGCACCTTGCATTAACTTAGCAACCCACTTGGGTCGCAGCTGTTCAAAAATTGCACGATATAAGCTTGCAGCTTAGAAGTCAGATATTTGTGCTTCCGCTCCAAATTGTAATCCCCTTGGAAATTAAGGGGCAACTCTTGCAGCATTCAAATGCTCAATGGTCATGCCTGCatgcaaatatgcaaagcGAACGACTTTGGAGCAGCTTAAGGTTCCACCCACCGCAGACCacaccagagaactgcagcaagccaccggcactcAAAGTGcacccgctaaacaccgggTGTCTCAGCACCCAAATTTAGatgttattaaataatttttagaCTTAATTAACACTATTCTATTTACTATTGTTCTAGCTGGCATTCAAAGtgatattataaaattataagtaagatagctgaaagtattacgttacattaaaaggaaataatgaataaaattaaatatgtacttAATAATACTAAGttctaaatacttaatactaaataatactaaatacttaatactaaataatactaaatacgtaatactaaataatactaaatactaaataatactaaatactaaataataccaaatacttaatactaaataatactaaatacttaatactaaataataccaaataataccaaaatttaggtgcccttctctgcgcttctcaaaagtcctacataagcaaaccactttttccattttttttttttaaatactaaatgtgagtgagtagtgcagtgattttatgtggcagcagaggatatcaacaatgtgatttcgacctactggaggaagtgcctgagctagctattttccaggagctaCAACCAGCTGTCAGTTCTGACGTGGAAAGAGATTGAGGAAAGGGGTGAGTACCCGGGGGAAATGGAGAGGGACGCTTAACTTTATCACTTTTGGCTgcggctttttgtttttttctctcatcttaaaaacaaaaattatacattcataaagttaaaaatggaaagcaaatattaaaaattttaacaaagcaaataaaataatatataaaaaagaaatgtctaCTGACATGTCTAAACTGAGGGACATTTTCTCTGCGTGTAACAACTTGTTGGGCGTTGTGTGGGTCATCATGTTTGGAAAACCCCCCATAATCGCTGGCTTGACATTGCCTCGGGTTCCGATAAGGCGCTCCCGACATGGCAA
This region includes:
- the LOC120456855 gene encoding diacylglycerol lipase-alpha isoform X3 translates to MPGLVVFRRRWSVGSDDLVVPGAFLLTIHFICFVIVSVSLVIFEYNTRILSVKLLFYHLIGYLLILFFSICVEIGICVISMRGSILDAEARTSINIWIYLKSLVILFDIAWLAVGSVWLGHYYTTAPIDDPKKVYIAIIICNWALVVITLITIWCTFDAAGRSWVKMKKYQRSMRETESRFNYKRSNSMNRNWRQRKVMRAYQDSWDHRCRLLFCCMGSSERNRNSFTDIARLLSDFFRELDVVPSDVVAGLVLLRKFQRLEREAIVRQRKNGTYEFLSGVPITERTQFLALNDAKNYDFFQTVIHYMYFAQGAYGWPMYVIINRSKMWHLVPELKCFGCCCGTSDDTEVIQDNCCLCNYAALKKTLQLGDIDIVYATYHVDVGETPFFVAIDYTHRSVVISIRGTLSMKDILTDLNAEGEVLPLQPPRDDWLGHKGMVQAAIYIRNKLQEENLIERALQRNPDRQTHTFDLVLVGHSLGAGTAAILAILLKPEHPTLQCFSYSPPGGLLSMPAVEYSKSFITSVVLGKDVVPRIGLNQMEALRADLINAIQRSVDPKWKTISCSVICCGCGPEPTSVVNMSCQDTHINQYQEERGTARSTSAHPTDSSIALTLHQPLYPPGRIIHIVRHHPKPDEQKYDSGWRNVLKNREPVYQAIWADSTDFDEVLISPVMLQDHMPDKVLAALKKVVTTSGPRKPQRQTSNAFSTGSNEAAHDTDVEPPDCSGHSAPTDAMRFEPRTNPDQMQNSLSQTQHCKRPSQSSYTNLSNCLVLTPTAQHKLCLETSFTNGSAPLQPGVQSNQRLASAASSLLSSATTPYDISSALDDSLATVALRQSPSLISAETTATVIVNPEPDTEEIAIPQRLKAVAFDMALTPPPTLPERLLLGRQHSEKKPRSLPLAQIQALRRASDAGAVPGVDLLHDDWYGLAPLASPETLSEISSVSSRTSVPISLANSIERYLQHMGVAVGVGGPKVPLEDIFESQLHTPKVMRRAPKFSENLAGCAEDTRNLDQYKRLGRVFITFPRIFPDQSPATHSLDSSDDSFESASAHSLQRLQLPHGANAVQSSKSADPLDGDPDATRQTQPAKKLTFSDSDILTDADCLRLCPHCPCDRDVQRGCCTRSEHGKCGTEFAGGSGGAAIGLGSTDTSFYSASSSLEQFATPARQNGGTGGSGTHLDEILMRPGVLESHFPVLGGGSTLETPALVAPASPSPLSNGKRPDVVGGRVRKRLSSEEFVFSRSEDMPSLVQIGDWSSGSPAGRRRAKGCVYPAGNSLRLDAAAAVASASASPTSISKFTRTRVAAGGLAAKQAAGNNESNV